The proteins below come from a single Dehalococcoidia bacterium genomic window:
- a CDS encoding NUDIX hydrolase, with protein MKFLYCPLCGQPTTSREIGGREREYCEACKRPYFLNPVAAAAAVILEGDRILLCRRNSSVFRGRWSIPAGFCEEDETIEECAAREAREELGLEVEVRELIDANSGFEVEGRPVVGVYYRVEPRGGKIEPGDDVDGARFFPLDDVPDLPFAGDRRVVRILRERLLGARGIAGGATTG; from the coding sequence ATGAAGTTCCTCTACTGCCCCCTCTGTGGACAGCCCACCACGTCGCGCGAGATCGGTGGCCGGGAGCGCGAGTACTGCGAGGCGTGCAAGCGCCCGTACTTCCTCAACCCGGTGGCCGCCGCCGCTGCCGTGATCCTCGAAGGTGACCGCATTTTGCTCTGCCGCCGCAACAGCAGCGTCTTCCGGGGCCGCTGGTCCATTCCCGCCGGCTTCTGTGAGGAGGACGAGACGATTGAGGAGTGCGCGGCGCGGGAGGCGAGGGAGGAACTGGGCCTGGAGGTAGAGGTCAGGGAACTCATCGACGCCAACAGCGGCTTCGAGGTCGAGGGCCGGCCTGTGGTCGGCGTCTATTACCGCGTCGAGCCGCGCGGCGGCAAGATAGAACCCGGAGACGACGTCGACGGGGCGCGCTTCTTCCCGCTGGACGATGTGCCGGACCTGCCCTTCGCCGGTGACCGGCGCGTCGTGCGCATCCTGCGGGAGCGGCTGCTCGGCGCGCGGGGCATCGCCGGCGGCGCTACGACGGGTTAA